A region of the Anaerolineae bacterium genome:
TCGCGGCATGCGCTACCCCAGCCCCTACACCCACACCCGTCCCGCCTACTCCTACCCCCACGCCTGTCCCACCCACCCCAACGCCTACACCAGCCCCGAGGAAAATCATCGTAGCTACCGATGCCACCTGGCCCCCCGCCGAATTTATAGATGAGAAGACCAAGGAAATCGTGGGCTTTGACATTGACCTTATGAGGGCTATAGCTCAGGAAGTGGGCCTCGAGGTGGAGTTTAAGAACGTGGCCTGGGATGGAATCTTTGCGGGCCTTGAAGCCGGAGAATACGATGCCATTATCTCTTCCGTCACCATAACCGAAGAACGCAAACAAAAATACGACTTCTCCGATCCTTATTTCAACGCCGGCCAGCTTATAGCTGTCCGCATTGATAACCAGGACATAAAAGGGCCCGCTGACCTCAAGGGTAAAGTAGCCGGAGCGCAGATTGGAACCACTGGAGCTTTTGAAATCGCTAAGATAGAAGGGGCCACCCTTAAGGAATACGATACCATTGACCTGGCCTTCATGGACCTTATGGAGGGCCGCATTGATGCTGTAGTGGCCGATAGCCCCCTGACCATGTCTTTCGTTGCCAAGTACCCCGACAAGCTCAAGTGGGTAGGGGAGCCCTTCACTGAGGAATATTACGGAATTGTGGTTAAGAAGGGCAACAAAGAGCTTCTGGACCTCATCAATAAGGGCCTCAAGGCGGTGAAAGAGAAAGGCATCCTGGACCAGCTGATTAAGAAGTGGTACGGGCCATAGGCCTAAAAGGCCAATTTGCTGCGCTCTGAGGTTCGGTTATTTAATTTTTAAAACCCTTTAAGGAGGTAGATGATGGGTAACTTTAAACGCTTTTTGCTGCCACTTATGGTCCTGGTGCTCCTGGTGGCAGCGTGCAAGCCTGCACCCACACCAACCCCTACACCCACGCCCGTCCCGCCAACACCAACACCCACGCCCCTGCCGCCAACCCCAACACCGACACCTGCCCCCAAGATACCCCCACCCAACCCTGAAGCCAAAAGCTTGTTCCGCTACATTGAGAAAGTAGACGATTACACCGTCAAGTTCTACCTGAACCGGATGGACGTGGCTTTCCTCCAGAAGATGGCCTTCAATGCCTTCGGCATTGCTAGCCCCGAAAACATAAAGAAGTTCGGCGGAGGCGGCGACCTCTTCAAGAACCCAGTGGGCACTGGCCCCTATAAGTTCGTGGAGTGGATCCCTGAGGACCGCATCGTTCTGGAACGCTTTGAGGATTATTGGGGTCCGAAAGCCAAAACCAAGACCGTGATCTTCAGGGTAATTAAAGAGGCTACTGCCCGCTTCCTGGAGCTTCAGGCTGGGACCGTGGACGGGATTGAC
Encoded here:
- a CDS encoding basic amino acid ABC transporter substrate-binding protein, with amino-acid sequence MGSLKRFVLPLVIVAFLVAACATPAPTPTPVPPTPTPTPVPPTPTPTPAPRKIIVATDATWPPAEFIDEKTKEIVGFDIDLMRAIAQEVGLEVEFKNVAWDGIFAGLEAGEYDAIISSVTITEERKQKYDFSDPYFNAGQLIAVRIDNQDIKGPADLKGKVAGAQIGTTGAFEIAKIEGATLKEYDTIDLAFMDLMEGRIDAVVADSPLTMSFVAKYPDKLKWVGEPFTEEYYGIVVKKGNKELLDLINKGLKAVKEKGILDQLIKKWYGP